A single window of Nocardia higoensis DNA harbors:
- a CDS encoding MFS transporter: MATPDAGSQSKEKRTGGLRLLAANAPFRTLFLSRTVSYAGEAVSLVALMLFVADSTGQAIAVAVLLLVGDFIPALLGPITGAISDRFDLRRVMIVCELVQCATLLMIALSMPQFPLLLVLVAARAAGGQVFMPASRAAVPALVRGRDLESANSSIGFGATGAEAVGPLLAAALLPFLGLQGVLVGAAAAYGFSALILLGLRPVPPVREERESTSLLTDAKEGMGYIRSVAAVRVIALGFCVVVAFNGIDDVALVLLAKGTLNAGDSAVGLLLSAVGIGLVVGYALLARYGMRGSTVVLLLLGFGVSSLGNLLTGLAWAVAAAFALQAVRGIGIAAMDVATNTLLQRTVPARMLGRVFGNLYGAVGVAAGLSYVGGGLLLDATSAPVTLVIAGVGGLVATVAVAVTLPRALRRGRAAGEGVGPGG; encoded by the coding sequence ATGGCGACCCCGGATGCCGGTTCGCAGTCGAAGGAGAAGCGGACGGGAGGATTGCGCCTCCTCGCGGCGAACGCGCCTTTCCGCACGCTCTTCCTCTCACGGACGGTGTCCTACGCGGGCGAGGCGGTCAGCCTGGTCGCGCTGATGCTGTTCGTCGCCGACTCCACCGGTCAGGCGATAGCGGTCGCGGTCCTGCTGTTGGTCGGGGACTTCATCCCGGCCCTGCTCGGGCCGATCACCGGGGCGATCAGTGACCGCTTCGACCTCAGGCGGGTGATGATCGTCTGCGAACTGGTTCAGTGCGCCACGCTGCTGATGATCGCCCTGTCGATGCCACAGTTCCCGCTGCTGCTGGTCTTGGTGGCCGCGCGGGCGGCGGGCGGCCAGGTGTTCATGCCGGCCTCGCGTGCGGCGGTGCCCGCCCTGGTGCGCGGACGTGACCTGGAGTCGGCGAATTCCAGCATCGGGTTCGGCGCCACCGGGGCCGAGGCCGTCGGCCCGCTGCTGGCCGCCGCGCTGTTGCCGTTCCTCGGGCTCCAGGGCGTGCTCGTCGGGGCGGCGGCGGCCTACGGGTTTTCCGCGCTCATCCTGCTCGGACTGCGGCCGGTGCCCCCGGTCCGCGAGGAGCGCGAGTCCACCTCTCTGCTGACCGACGCGAAGGAGGGCATGGGCTACATCCGGTCGGTCGCGGCGGTCCGGGTGATTGCGCTGGGCTTTTGCGTCGTGGTGGCTTTCAACGGGATCGATGACGTGGCGCTGGTGCTGCTGGCCAAAGGCACCTTGAACGCGGGTGACTCGGCCGTCGGGCTGCTGTTGAGTGCGGTCGGAATCGGACTGGTGGTCGGCTATGCGTTGCTCGCGCGCTACGGCATGCGCGGTTCGACGGTTGTCCTGCTGCTCCTCGGGTTCGGGGTGAGCAGCCTGGGCAACCTGCTGACCGGCCTGGCGTGGGCGGTCGCCGCGGCCTTCGCCCTGCAGGCGGTACGCGGCATCGGGATCGCGGCGATGGACGTGGCGACCAACACGCTGCTCCAACGCACTGTCCCGGCCCGGATGCTGGGCCGGGTCTTCGGCAACCTGTACGGTGCGGTCGGTGTGGCCGCCGGACTGTCCTATGTGGGCGGCGGGCTGCTGCTCGACGCCACCTCGGCGCCCGTCACCCTCGTCATCGCGGGCGTCGGCGGGCTCGTCGCCACCGTCGCGGTGGCCGTGACGCTGCCCCGCGCGCTGCGGCGCGGCCGGGCCGCCGGGGAAGGCGTCGGTCCAGGTGGATGA
- a CDS encoding FAD-dependent oxidoreductase: protein MRVVVVGGGIGGLALGAGLRRGGYEVAVFDRDTDVAATGGYHITLDERAQSALGRLVAPEIMRRLLASGSALRLRDRDMFWDYRGRVLGYGPDLSGSASIDVDRITLRTLLAEAVGGDLRLGRAVSDVGADERGMPQVMFIDGTSVTADLVVGADGTHSVVGRHLAAGPTNHPTGIIGFSGRTRRADLGIAEQRRLGTRSTTGIGPRGAALYVGFLDPVGNAALDAPELSMSITTGPTYIWGAMFPESAHIDSLRELRGGALQTALLDRFRDRNWADHTLEVIARADPASVAAFRFNAASTRATDLAPWAAGRITALGDAVHATPPTAGMGAGAAIQDAADLLTQLDSLSDGTTTITDAIGRYEAQMRRRGGEVLSAAMKTVRLILATNTTLGAVATATLSPLVAAATRLRPAPAAPVRAMSVPDQDKPDRGRPFP from the coding sequence ATGCGTGTTGTCGTGGTGGGAGGAGGGATCGGCGGGCTCGCATTGGGTGCGGGATTGCGCCGAGGCGGCTACGAGGTGGCGGTGTTCGACCGCGACACCGACGTCGCCGCGACCGGCGGTTACCACATCACCCTCGACGAGCGAGCCCAGTCGGCGCTCGGGCGGCTGGTGGCACCGGAAATCATGCGTCGACTGCTGGCCTCGGGATCGGCACTGCGCCTGCGCGACCGGGACATGTTCTGGGACTACCGCGGCCGTGTGCTCGGATATGGTCCGGACCTGTCCGGCAGCGCGAGCATCGATGTCGACCGCATCACGCTGCGCACGCTGCTGGCGGAGGCCGTCGGCGGTGATCTGCGTCTCGGACGGGCCGTGTCGGACGTCGGCGCCGACGAACGTGGGATGCCGCAGGTCATGTTCATCGACGGCACGTCGGTCACCGCGGACCTGGTGGTCGGCGCCGACGGAACCCACTCGGTCGTCGGCCGCCACCTGGCGGCAGGCCCGACCAACCACCCGACCGGCATCATCGGATTCTCCGGCCGCACCCGGCGCGCCGACCTCGGCATCGCCGAGCAGCGGCGGCTCGGGACCCGCTCGACGACGGGCATCGGACCACGAGGCGCCGCGCTCTACGTCGGATTCCTCGACCCGGTCGGCAACGCCGCGCTCGATGCCCCCGAGCTGAGCATGTCGATCACGACGGGCCCGACCTACATCTGGGGGGCGATGTTCCCCGAGTCCGCCCACATCGACTCCCTGCGCGAACTGCGCGGCGGCGCGCTGCAAACCGCTCTGCTCGACCGGTTCCGTGACCGTAACTGGGCCGACCACACGTTGGAAGTCATCGCCCGCGCCGATCCCGCCAGCGTGGCCGCGTTCCGGTTCAACGCCGCCTCGACCCGGGCCACCGACCTCGCACCGTGGGCCGCAGGCCGCATCACCGCTCTCGGTGACGCCGTGCACGCCACACCACCCACCGCGGGCATGGGCGCCGGCGCGGCCATACAAGACGCGGCCGACCTCCTCACCCAGCTCGACTCCCTCTCCGACGGCACCACGACCATTACCGACGCGATCGGACGCTACGAAGCGCAGATGCGCCGACGCGGCGGCGAGGTCCTGTCCGCGGCTATGAAAACTGTCCGGCTGATCCTGGCCACCAACACCACACTCGGCGCCGTGGCCACCGCCACGCTCAGCCCGCTCGTGGCCGCGGCCACGCGGCTTCGACCCGCACCCGCAGCTCCTGTCCGTGCGATGTCGGTTCCCGATCAGGACAAGCCAGATCGCGGGCGTCCATTTCCCTGA
- a CDS encoding SDR family NAD(P)-dependent oxidoreductase, with the protein MGYHLSGRTVALTGSTGGLGSALARALLDRGARLALFDLDAEFVTAQAGDLGPAAVAAGWAADVGDFDSVRTAMDAAAEHFGRIDVVVANAGIGAVAPLATLDPEVATRVVDINLNGVWRTFRAGLPYVTERRGYLLAISSMAAFVHSPLNGPYTASKAGVWALCDSTRLEVRHLGVGVGSAHPTFFATPMMDRIHADPAGRTLWAGNERGLWKMVPLERVVRDLVSGIEHRSEFIVIPRRNALFARIPGIVRPVIDRIGFPGRTVVDAIERASASGWND; encoded by the coding sequence GTGGGCTATCACCTCAGCGGCCGAACCGTCGCGCTGACCGGTTCCACCGGTGGACTCGGTTCGGCGCTGGCCCGGGCGCTGCTCGACAGGGGCGCGCGCCTGGCGCTGTTCGATCTCGACGCCGAGTTCGTCACCGCGCAGGCAGGCGACCTCGGCCCGGCCGCCGTTGCCGCCGGGTGGGCCGCCGATGTCGGGGACTTCGACAGCGTGCGGACCGCGATGGACGCCGCCGCAGAGCATTTCGGTCGCATCGATGTGGTGGTGGCGAACGCGGGGATCGGTGCGGTGGCCCCGCTGGCGACGCTGGATCCCGAGGTCGCCACCCGGGTGGTCGACATCAATCTCAACGGTGTGTGGCGCACCTTCCGTGCCGGACTCCCGTACGTCACCGAACGGCGGGGCTATCTGCTGGCGATATCGTCCATGGCCGCTTTCGTGCACTCGCCACTCAACGGCCCCTATACCGCGAGCAAGGCCGGAGTATGGGCACTGTGCGACTCCACCCGGCTGGAAGTGCGCCATCTCGGCGTCGGCGTCGGCAGCGCCCACCCGACATTCTTCGCCACACCCATGATGGACCGCATCCACGCCGATCCGGCCGGTCGCACTCTGTGGGCGGGAAACGAACGCGGGCTGTGGAAGATGGTGCCGCTCGAGCGCGTCGTCCGTGACCTCGTCAGCGGCATCGAACACCGCTCCGAGTTCATCGTGATTCCCAGGCGCAATGCGCTTTTCGCCCGTATCCCCGGCATCGTCCGGCCGGTGATCGACCGGATCGGATTCCCGGGCCGCACCGTCGTCGACGCGATCGAGCGGGCCTCCGCGTCGGGCTGGAACGACTGA